Proteins found in one Cellulomonas palmilytica genomic segment:
- a CDS encoding WhiB family transcriptional regulator, with translation MPDGFLFPVLSEPASCVNDPELFFPASTRHVAQVAEAKRVCSGCPAQRDCLAFALTHAVHGIWGGTSEADRRAIQREHGLPVRVAWSGGGPANDTTTTTTTDSTSED, from the coding sequence ATGCCTGACGGCTTCCTCTTCCCGGTGCTCTCCGAGCCCGCGTCCTGCGTGAACGACCCGGAGCTGTTCTTCCCGGCGTCGACGCGTCACGTCGCGCAGGTCGCGGAGGCGAAGCGCGTGTGCTCGGGCTGCCCGGCCCAGCGCGACTGCCTCGCGTTCGCGCTGACGCACGCGGTGCACGGGATCTGGGGAGGCACCTCGGAGGCGGACCGAAGGGCGATCCAGCGCGAGCACGGCCTGCCGGTCCGCGTCGCCTGGTCGGGCGGGGGCCCGGCGAACGACACCACCACAACGACCACCACCGACTCGACCTCGGAGGACTGA